From the genome of Halobacterium sp. R2-5:
CCGATGGCGGCGCTCCGGACGGCGGTCTCGGAGCTGTCCGCGTACGACCCGGACGGCGACGCGGACCCGACAGACCGCGAGGCGAACCTCCGGAAGGGCAAGCGCATCACCGCGAAGATGCCGACGATCGTCGCGGCGTTCACACGCCTGCGCGACGGCGACGACCCCGTCGAGCCCCGCGAGGACCTCGGGCACGCTGCGAACTTCCTCTACATGCTCAACGACGAGGAGCCCGACGACGTGCTCGCGGACGTCTTCGACCAGGCGCTCGTGCTCCACGCCGACCACGGCCTGAACGCGTCGACGTTCTCCTCGATGGTGACGTCGAGCACGCTCGCGGACCTCCACTCGGCGATCACGTCGGCCATCGGCACGCTCGGCGGGAGCCTGCACGGCGGCGCGAACGCGAACGTGATGCGGATGCTCCAGGAGATCGACGAGTCCGGCAAGGAGCCAGTCGAGTGGGTTGAGGACGCCCTCGAAGAAGGCAAGCGCGTCGCCGGGTTCGGCCACCGCGTCTACAACGTGAAGGACCCGCGCGCGAAGATTCTCGGCGAGCGCAGCGAGGAGCTCGGCGAGGCCGCCGGCGACACGAAGTGGTACGAGATGAGCGTCGCCATCGAGGAGTACATCAGCGAGGAAAAGGGCCTCGCGCCGAACGTCGACTTCTACTCGGCGTCGACGTACTACCAGATGGGCATCCCCGTCGACATCTACACGCCCATCTTCGCGATGTCCCGCTCGGGCGGCTGGATCGCCCACGTGCTCGAACAGTACGAGGACAACCGTCTCATTCGGCCGCGCGCCCGGTACGTCGGGGAAGAGGACCGCGAACTCGCGCCTCTCGACGAGCGGTAAACGCGAGCTATCTACTGCGAGCGCTGGGAGGCGCGAGCAGGCCGACGAACCGTCGAACCCGCGTACTGCGCGGGTGAGGCGGTGAGGACGGCTTTTTGCCGGAGCTTTTTGCAAGCGACCGAAGGGAGCGCTGCAAAAAGGTCCTGGACGACCGCCTCATTCGGCCGCGCGCCCGGTACGTCGGGGAAGAGGACCGCGAACTCGCGCCCCTCGACGAGCGGTGATCGCGGATCGACACCGAGTAACCCGTTTCAGCTGTCGGCGGTCACTGCCCTCGGACACTCGGTGTCAATCGCCTATCAAGTAGGCTCACCGGCCCTCAGTCGGGCACTTTCACTTTCACTGCGCTTTGGTTGCTTTTATCACCCTCCCGGCCATTCGTCCAGTCGTCACACGCTCCGGTTCCCTCGATTCTCGGGGCGGCGGTACACCACCAACCGTTAACAGCGGCTGCGTCGTAGCCGGCGGCATGATCGGACTCGACGACGTCCTCGACGCCCGCGAACGCGTCGCGGACGTCGCCCGCCACACCCCGCTGGACTACTCGAACACGTTCTCCACGATGACGGGTGCGGAAGTCCACCTCAAACTGGAGTGCTTCCAGCGCACCGGCTCGTTCAAGATTCGCGGCGCCACCAACCGCGTCCGCACGCTCTCCGAAGCCGAGCGCGAGGCCGGCGTCGTCACGGCGTCCGCGGGCAACCACGCGCAGGGCGTCGCGCTCGCGGCGTCCCGGTCGGGCGTCGACTCGAAGGTCGTGATGCCCGAGGCCGCGCCCATCTCGAAGATCAAGGCGACGAAGAGCTACGGCGCCGAGGTCGTCCTCCACGGCGTCGACTACGACGCCGCCCAGGCTCGCGCCCACGAGCTCGAAGACGAGGAGGGCCGGACGTACGTCCACGCGTTCGACGACGAGCGCGTGATGGCCGGGCAGGGGACGCTCGGCCTCGAAATCGTCGACGACCTCCCGGAGCTCGACACCGTGGTCGTCCCCATCGGGGGCGGCGGGCTCATCTCCGGCGTCGCGACCGCCGTGAAAGCCCACGACCCCGACGTCCGCGTCGTCGGCGTGCAGGCCGAGGGCGCCTCGACCGTGGCGTCCTCGCTCCGGAAGGGACAGCCGCAGGCCGTCGACTCCGTGGACACCATCGCGGACGGCATCGCCGTGCGGCGGGTCGGCGAGAAGACGTTCCTGGTCATCCGGGAGCGCGTCGACGAGGTCGTCACCGTCTCCGACGACGAGATCGCGACCGCGCTGATGCTGCTGCTCGAACGCGGGAAGACCCTCGTCGAGGGCGCGGGCGCGACGCCGCTCGCGGCGCTCCTGGAGGGGAAGTTCGTCTACGAGGACGACGAGGTCATCGTGCCCGCGCTCTGCGGCGGCAACATCGACCTCAACCTCCTCACGACGGTCATCATGCGCGGGCTCGTCGACCAGGGCCGCTACGTGAAGGTGCGAACCGTCCTGAAGGACCGCCCGGGCGCGCTCAACGACCTCCTCGATGTCGTCGCCGACGCGCGCGCGAACATCTACGCCATCCAGCACGACCGCACGAACCGCGACATCGCGATGAACGCCACGGAGGTCGAACTCGACCTCGAAACCCGCGGCCCCGAGCACGTCGACGCGCTCCTCGACCGCATCCGCGACGAGGGCTTCGAAGTCACCGTCCTCAACGGCCCGCGGCCGCAGGAGTGATTCACGCCCGCCGAATCGCGTACTCGACGGTGAGGAACTGCGCGCCGCAGAGCCACATCTCGTGGGTCGCCAGCGCCACCGCGTCGCCGCCCGTCGGGTCGCCCACGTCGGGCGCTGCTACGGAGCCATCCGTCGGCCACACGTGGAATCGCTGGTCCGCCGGGAGCGCGAACCCGACCGGCGGTACGACCCAGTACAGCCCCGGGTCGCCGGCGGCCCTCGTGGTCAGTTCCACGCCCGTCGCGTCGCCCGCGCCGAGGTGGTCGACGCGCAGCACCGTCGAGAGGTTGCCGCCGGGCAGCGGCGCTGCGATGTTCACGAACCGCTCGCCGTCGCTCTCGTGGCTGGCGTACAGCGCGACGAACACCGCGTCGCCGCCCCCGTCCGTGCGAATCCACGCCCGCGCGCCGTCTCGCGGGTCGATAACCGGGTCGAGCGCGACGAACCGACTCTCGAGCCGGCGCCAGTCCTCGTCGCCCGGCCCGGGGAGGTTCAACTGCGCGACGCGGGACGTTATCGGGCTAGCGAGCGCCGCGCCCGTCCGGAACGGCCGGTGCCAGCGCGCACGAAGCAGCATCTCGTACTCGGCCGTGCGCTCGTAGAACCGCCGTACGTCGCCGGCGACCCGACCCGGGTCGAAGCCCTCTCGCGCGTACGCAGCCATGTCGTCCATCTCGCCCGCAATCGCGGGCGCGCTCGGGTCGGCGAGCCCCCGATGTGCGACGAACTCCGCGCCGATTCGCGCGCCGCCAGAGACGGGGCTGAACGGGACGCCCCGCGCCCGCCACGCCGACGCGCCCGCGAGCAAGCCGACGACGCCAGCGGCGGTTCGACCGCGCATACTCCCGCTTGCGACCGCACCGACCAGAGGTTTGCGGGCGCCGGCGGGGACGCGGGCATTTAATATGCGGCGCCGCGACGCATCTGCCATGAAGCGGACCATCGAGACGCCCGACGCCCCCGCCGCGGTCGGCGCGTACAGCCAGGCGACGACTGACGGCGACGTCGTGTTCACGGCCGGCCAGATTCCGATGACGCCGGACGGCGAGCTCCTCGACGACGAGCCCATCGCCACCCAGACCCGCCAGAGCCTCGAGAACGTCAAGGCCATCCTCGAAGCCGAGGGGCTCACGATGCAGGACGTCCTCAAGGTCTCCGTGTTCATGGACGACATCGACGACTTCGACGCGATGAACGACGCGTACGCGGAGTACTTCCAGGACAACCCGCCCGCCCGGTCGGCCGTCGAGGTCGCCGCGCTCCCGAAAGGCGTCGGCGTCGAAATCGAAGCCGTCGCCGCCCAGCGCGACTAGATGGACCGCTCCACGCTCGACACGCTGGCGTGGGGCGCTGTCGGCGCGCTCGCGTTCCTCGTGCTCGCACAGGGCTACCGGCTGTTCGCCGGCGACGGCGTCGGCTTCCTCCCGCTGCTCGGCGTCGCCGCCGTCGTCTTCGCCGCCTCCACCGGCGTCGCGCACCTCGCCGCAACCCGGCTGCGCTGACCCGAAAAGAAGGGTTTAAACGACAGACCCGGATAGATTACGACGGGCCGGGATGGCCGAATGGCAAAGCGCACGCCTGGAAAGCGTGTCCCCTTACGGGGTTCAGGGTTCAAATCCCTGTCCCGGCGCTTCTCGTGACGTAACGGCTCCGAGCGGCGCGTCTCGTCGCGCCGCGAGAGCCATCGTCGAGTGAACGCGAGGGATTTGCACCACGGCAGACCGAACGCGGTGAGGGCTGGCATCGGGTTCAAATCCCTGTCCCGGCGTTGTACCTTTTTACTCCTCGGGTGCGCTCGCTTCGCTCGCGCACCGCTCGTCGCAAAAATCTACGCTACAAACTCCCCGCTCGCTCTTCGTTCGCTCGCGGTGAAACGCGCGGCCGAGCCGCGCGTATGCTTGCTCCGCTATTGGGGATTTAGTGCCTGAAAGTCGCAGCCCACGCGGCTATGCGGGCGCGACTGTTCTCCGCACGGCCCAAGCGTTCTTCTCGTCGGCTGCCGAAGGTCACAGTATGAGTGACCGGGATTCTTCTGTGCCCGTCGAGGAGGACGAGGAGTACGTCGTGGACGTCGAGAGCATCGGCGAGGAGGGCGACGGCGTCGCGCACGTCGACGACTTCGTTGTGCTGGTTCCCGAAGGCGACATGGGCGACCGGGTGCGGGTGCGCATCGACCGCGTGGAGGCCGACTACGCGATGGCGGAGCTGGTCGGCCACGAGTCCGACGTCGCGTAACTTAAAGCCCCACTCTCCGAGGGCACCTCGTGGTAACGACTGTCACACTATTCGGCATCTGTAGTTATTTTGCGCGGGATTCACGGCGTATCGGCCGTTCCGACACGAGGCGACCTCGGGGTAACATAGGAACCTTTATATAGAATCACATTCAATCTTTCAGGTACCTATGGCACAACAGCAGCGGATGCAGGGTCAGCCCATGATCATCATGGGAGACGACGCACAGCGCGTGAAGGACAAGGACGCTCAGGAGCACAACATCTCCGCGGCGCGAGCCGTCGCGGACGCCGTCCGCTCCACACTCGGGCCGAAAGGCATGGACAAGATGCTCGTCTCCTCGATGGGCGACGTCACCGTCACGAACGACGGCGTCACCATCCTCCAGGAGATGGACATCGACAACCCGACCGCGGAGATGATCGTCGAAGTCGCCGAGACCCAGGAAGACGAGGCCGGCGACGGCACGACGACCGCGGTCGCCATCGCGGGCGAACTCCTCAAGAACGCCGAGGACCTCCTCGAGCGCGACATCCACCCGACCGCTATCATCAAGGGCTACAACCTCGCCGCCGAGCAGGCCCGCGAGGAAGTCGACAACGTCGCTATCGACGTCGACCCCGACGACGAGGACCTCATCCGCAGCGTCGCGGAGACCTCCATGACCGGCAAGGGCGCCGAGCTCGACAAGGAGCTGCTCTCCGGCATCATCTACCAGGCCATCAATCAGGTCTCCGTGAAGGCCGACGACGGTAGCGTCGTCGTCGACGCCGCGAACATCAACATCGAGACCCAGAACGGCCAGAGCGTCGGTAACTCCGAACTCCTCGTCGGCGGCGCCATCGACAAGGACCCCGTCCACGACCAGATGCCC
Proteins encoded in this window:
- the citZ gene encoding citrate synthase produces the protein MADELKKGLEGVLVAESELSYIDGDEGKLVYRGYTIEDLARGASYEEVLYLLWHGRLPNREELESFRDDMAGHRELDDDVLDLVADLAAADEDPMAALRTAVSELSAYDPDGDADPTDREANLRKGKRITAKMPTIVAAFTRLRDGDDPVEPREDLGHAANFLYMLNDEEPDDVLADVFDQALVLHADHGLNASTFSSMVTSSTLADLHSAITSAIGTLGGSLHGGANANVMRMLQEIDESGKEPVEWVEDALEEGKRVAGFGHRVYNVKDPRAKILGERSEELGEAAGDTKWYEMSVAIEEYISEEKGLAPNVDFYSASTYYQMGIPVDIYTPIFAMSRSGGWIAHVLEQYEDNRLIRPRARYVGEEDRELAPLDER
- the ilvA gene encoding threonine ammonia-lyase, with amino-acid sequence MIGLDDVLDARERVADVARHTPLDYSNTFSTMTGAEVHLKLECFQRTGSFKIRGATNRVRTLSEAEREAGVVTASAGNHAQGVALAASRSGVDSKVVMPEAAPISKIKATKSYGAEVVLHGVDYDAAQARAHELEDEEGRTYVHAFDDERVMAGQGTLGLEIVDDLPELDTVVVPIGGGGLISGVATAVKAHDPDVRVVGVQAEGASTVASSLRKGQPQAVDSVDTIADGIAVRRVGEKTFLVIRERVDEVVTVSDDEIATALMLLLERGKTLVEGAGATPLAALLEGKFVYEDDEVIVPALCGGNIDLNLLTTVIMRGLVDQGRYVKVRTVLKDRPGALNDLLDVVADARANIYAIQHDRTNRDIAMNATEVELDLETRGPEHVDALLDRIRDEGFEVTVLNGPRPQE
- a CDS encoding Rid family detoxifying hydrolase; translation: MKRTIETPDAPAAVGAYSQATTDGDVVFTAGQIPMTPDGELLDDEPIATQTRQSLENVKAILEAEGLTMQDVLKVSVFMDDIDDFDAMNDAYAEYFQDNPPARSAVEVAALPKGVGVEIEAVAAQRD
- a CDS encoding TRAM domain-containing protein is translated as MSDRDSSVPVEEDEEYVVDVESIGEEGDGVAHVDDFVVLVPEGDMGDRVRVRIDRVEADYAMAELVGHESDVA